In a single window of the Porites lutea chromosome 14, jaPorLute2.1, whole genome shotgun sequence genome:
- the LOC140924014 gene encoding uncharacterized protein — protein sequence MTHLADKFASLSLKEINKIQEQVCSAISALHSGKDLLSIKKNVQYILEQVSKNLDLIKASCKEKASSGLRITGRVSQKELASWERLGEGGFSSVYKAKLKGNDVAVKVLKNLKETKPLLTEGNLLRDLRHDNIVAFRGMNILQSDIVHEKFTLKEGSPFLVMEYIPKNLYRFVEDHKTPESHGLPRSQVWTIGRGMANGLMYLHGLNPPISHRDLKPDNILLDIRSLRVKLADFGLSRTVERTGNDLSLFHARWTAPEVWEDYMYFDEEPIEGEENEALEDQPTEDFTDSQDDELFFLRADIYSYGQVVAYTLTGKMPWHGRNSVSVEGIQNNTIQSLDQVAIPEELSGKLRSVIHDCRLEDPQARPTADRLVQDYRYFKGDMNPYQAEAKSAEFFSCGFLQHTSIFVAESLVEESSEGFFKTGVRPQGFPAQCLLCKVEVGNEEYNDVPKEWTYEQKYREYYGHFRQAAIDKTIEDLPAIALKSLITSREDEEERQEIQLSFGQTTYCHHRAIREIWRKLEESKKRELVVCKNAVHPVFSTSFGLHVAVLTADKPQKFIFARRSNREGMATPGKFTCGAVESASVKDYVYEDDQAYVDLIQTAARGLEEELRVELKESDIEALCLTTVYLKFDTHEWGCCGYVDLSDPRVSPERQLTFEQLGSRFTTGPKDKFEHEEVVAVDFELSRMVEFVRENYEDFASSAKLVVVKVLQSFFGVAAVERAFRVYMEDRESVSQNADSQI from the exons ATGACTCATTTGGctgataaatttgcaagtttatcgttaaaggaaataaacaaaatcCAGGAACAAGTCTGTTCTGCAATCAGCGCTCTTCACAGTGGAAAAGACCTGTTATCAATAAAGAAGAATGTTCAATACATCTTGGAGCAAGTCAGCAAGAACCTAGATTTGATCAAGGCTTCATGCAAGGAAAAAG CATCATCAGGGTTGAGGATTACAGGGAGAGTGAGTCAGAAAGAATTAGCATCATGGGAGCGACTTGGAGAGGGAGGGTTCTCAAGTGTTTACAAAGCAAAACTCAAAGGCAATGATGTAGCTGTCAAGGTTCTGAAAAATCTCAAGGAAACCAAGCCACTGCTTACAGAGGGAAATCTCCTAAG gGATCTTCGTCATGACAACATTGTTGCATTTAGAGGAATGAATATTTTGCAAAGTGATATTGTACATGAGAAATTTACTCTTAAAGAAGGCAGTCCTTTCCTAGTAATGGAATACATCCCTAAGAATCTGTACAGATTTGTGGAAGATCACAAAACTCCTGAATCTCACGGACTTCCCAGAAGTCAGGTGTGGACTATTGGCAGAGGAATGGCTAATGGTTTGATGTACCTGCATGGTTTGAATCCACCCATAAGCCACAGAGACTTGAAGCCTGATAATATTCTG CTTGATATCAGGAGTTTGAGGGTTAAATTAGCGGACTTTGGTTTGTCACGGACAGTAGAAAGAACTGGAAATGATCTTTCTTTATTCCATGCACGCTGGACAGCTCCTGAGGTTTGGGAAGATTACATGTACTTTGATGAAGAACCTATTGAAGGTGAAG AAAATGAGGCTCTTGAAGACCAACCCACAGAAGATTTCACAGATAGCCAAGATGATGAGTTATTTTTCCTGCGTGCTGACATCTACTCTTATGGACAAGTGGTAGCTTACACTTTAACAGGAAAGATGCCATGGCATGGCCGGAACTCTGTGAGTGTAGAAGGAATTCAAAATAATACAATTCAGTCTCTTGATCAGGTTGCGATTCCTGAGGAACTGAGTGGAAAACTGAGGAGTGTTATTCATGACTGTCGCCTGGAAGACCCACAAGCACGTCCTACAGCTGATAGATTAGTTCAAGATTACCGGTACTTTAAAG GTGATATGAATCCTTATCAAGCTGAAGCTAAAAGTGCTGAATTCTTCTCATGTGGCTTCCTTCAGCACACTTCTATTTTTGTTGCAGAGAGCTTGGTTGAAGAG TCCAGTGAAGGATTCTTCAAGACTGGAGTGCGTCCCCAGGGATTTCCTGCTCAGTGTCTTTTGTGCAAAGTGGAAGTGGGAAATGAAGAATATAACGACGTTCCCAAAGAATGGACATACGAGCAAAAATACCGGGAGTATTATGGTCACTTTAGACAG GCGGCCATCGATAAGACGATAGAAGACCTTCCCGCCATTGCGCTTAAATCTTTGATCACTTCCCGAGAGGACGAGGAGGAGCGACAGGAAATCCAGCTTTCATTTGGCCAGACAACATACTGTCATCACAGGGCCATTAGAGAGATCTGGAGGAAACTTGAGGAGTCTAAAAAAAGAGAGCTTGTCGTGTGTAAGAATGCAGTACATCCTGTTTTTAGCACATCATTTGGGCTCCATGTGGCAGTGCTTACGGCGGACAAACCGCAGAAATTTATATTTGCAAGAAGATCTAATCGAG AGGGAATGGCAACTCCCGGCAAATTCACTTGTGGAGCCGTGGAGAGCGCTTCAGTAAAGGACTATGTCTACGAAGATGACCAAGCTTACGTGGACCTGATCCAGACAGCCGCACGAGGACTGGAGGAAGAACTTCGTGTCGAGTTGAAAGAAAGCGATATCGAGGCTCTTTGCCTCACAACCGTATACCTCAAGTTCGACACGCacgagtggggttgttgtggcTACGTCGACCTGTCGGATCCCCGAGTCTCGCCCGAACGCCAACTGACGTTCGAGCAGCTAGGTTCCAGGTTCACCACAGGCCCAAAGGACAAGTTCGAGCACGAAGAAGTGGTTGCTGTGGACTTTGAACTTTCGAGGATGGTCGAGTTCGTTCGGGAGAATTACGAGGATTTTGCCAGCTCTGCTAAGCTGGTGGTAGTGAAAGTTTTGCAATCGTTTTTTGGAGTTGCTGCTGTGGAGAGAGCCTTTCGTGTTTACATGGAAGATCGAGAGAGCGTCTCCCAAAATGCTGATTCGCAAATTTAA